AACAGATATTGCACTTTTAAAGAAAAAAATCATTCCGGAAAAAAGAAAGATCTTTTTTACTGCGATTAAAAGAGCGCCAAAACCTTCACAGTTTCATATAATCGATGCAACAGAAGTTAGTTTTACTTCTCAGAAGTTGATGGATGAAGAGGCTTGTACAGCATGTCAAATGTGTTATAGAGTTTGTCCTACGGGTGCACTGAGTTCTGATGTTAAAAACTCTAAGATCGACTTTGATCCATTTTTGTGTATTAAGTGTCATATATGTCATGATGTATGTGCCCCTGATGCAATAACACTTTCAAGCTCTTATAAAGTAAAAGAGTTTTTTGAACCTGAAGTGGTAAACCTTATCGGTTTTAATGTAAAAAGATGTAATGAATGTAATGTGATCTTTAGTACGACAGGTGATGAAAAACTGTGTTACAGATGTAAATGTGAAGATGAAGAAGCCCGAGAATTATGGGGAATTACGGAGAAGTATTAGAATTATGATGAATAATGACAATAAAATATCTAACCAAACAAAATTGTTTGGTTATATCGGTGAACATGCAGGGGTAAGTAGATTTTCTGCAATCATCAACAAGATGTTCAAAGAGAACAACGATGATGTGATGATGATCCCTATGAATATTCGCGAGGATGATCTTTATTTTACTGTGAGTAATATGAAGCAATCTCATGTAAACGGTGCCGTAATCTCAAGCGAATATGTTACAGATGTCGTAGAGATAGTCGATAATGCATCATCGATTGCAAAACGTAGTGGAATGTGTGACATTATCTACCGTGAAGGTGAAACACTTAGAGGTGATGTTTTCTCTATGCGCGTGCTAACGGAACATCTTAAAGATTTATATGCTTCAAAAATTGCAATTATCGGTACAAACCATTATGCAAAAGCATTTTCTTTTTTAGCATGCGGATTTAACGTGAGCTATTTTAACGATAGTCTTGAAGAGCTTTTAGCTTTTACACAAGAGGTTGATATTAGTGATGCTGATATAAATAGAATTGCATCTGATTTAGAAGTTGATTTTTCAGATTTTGATGCAGTATTGGATTTTTCAAGTATGAATGATCTCTCTATGATCAAGCAACTTGGAAAAAATAATTTTGATATGAAAAATACAAAGCAGTTCTCGGCACTTAAAAAACGTGCGGATGAACTTAATGGTTCATATACAAGTTATGATGATTTGTTAGATAAATTAACAAAAAAAGCGTATAGTTTAATTAAGTAAAGGAAAAAACATGAATCATGAAGATTTAGCTGATTTAAGAGCAGAATTTGACAAGTTTGTACAAGAGAAGTGTTCACTTGAACCTGAACAAAATGGTGCTCAAAATCCCGATATCGGAGATAAAGAGGATGAAGAACCTGTTCCACAGTTTGTTGATGCATTAACTGAAAAACTGTTAGCACCTGTAATTAGCGGTGTATATCTTTCACGTTTAGATATCAAAAGAGTTGCAGAAGGGATTGATGAATCTCTTCCAATCAAAGAGCGTTTAAAAATGGTAAGAGCTCTTTTTAGACATACTACGTCAAAAGATTATTTAAGACAAGCGTTTGATGAGATCAATAAACATATCAACGGACGTATTTTAATCTATAATCAACTTGCAGAAGCGTTCCCTGCATCAAAAACTGTATTTGAAGAGAATGTTGTAAAAGCTGAAAAAACAAAAAAGATGTTTGAGCAAATTATAGAAGATTTTGAAGAGATCGAACCGACTGACGATCCAATGTTTATATAAGTAACAACTCTAGAAAAGAGTTGCTACTTGTAGCCATCCCTGCCAAAGCAGAGCAGAAGTGATTCCTGCTGCGAATCCTGCGATAATATCATCACCCATAACTCCAATACCGCCTTTTGCTTCTCTATCGATTTTACCTATAATTGAAGGCTTTGTAATATCGAAATATCTAAAGAGTACGAATGAAAGTAGTGACTGGATTAGAAAACCGTTTTCAAGGTTTATAACTTCCGGCATAGCTACACTCATAGCCGGTGCTACTGAGAGTGCAAACCACATCCCTGCAAGTTCATCGATTACAATCTTTTGATTGTCATGTATACCCGATTTTTCCTCATAACTGTTAATCGCTTTAATTGCTATTACTGAGATTAAAAGAGTAGCTAAAAAGAGTGTACTTGCTCCAAAATAGATAAGTATGAGCATACCTAACGGGAG
Above is a window of Sulfurimonas marina DNA encoding:
- a CDS encoding phosphatidylglycerophosphatase A family protein, which encodes MNWFFLTLGYSGLSPKAPGTVGTLVSLPLGMLILIYFGASTLFLATLLISVIAIKAINSYEEKSGIHDNQKIVIDELAGMWFALSVAPAMSVAMPEVINLENGFLIQSLLSFVLFRYFDITKPSIIGKIDREAKGGIGVMGDDIIAGFAAGITSALLWQGWLQVATLF